One window from the genome of Streptomyces sp. NBC_00091 encodes:
- a CDS encoding iron ABC transporter permease: MRRRRTAAALVLLTAALAASAVAGLALGPVRIAPGQVLDIVLGGTGARGAYASIVWDVRMPRVLLGAVVGAGLAVTGTVLQALVRNRLADPFLLGASSGASAGAVLVVVFGAGAGAGAGVGAGAAGLLGGAGIPAAAFAGSMAALLAVYAMARRGGTITTGRLILAGVAVQYILSALTSLVLVLSAHPDQIRSALFWTLGGLGGARWDELALPAVALLVGTGLLVALARPLDLLLAGEEGAHTLGLDTGRFRAAVFVLTSLVIGVLVAYSGAIGFVGLMVPHAARMVVGAGHRALLPVSALAGAVFLTLADLVARTAAAPEEIPVGVVTALVGGPFFLWMLRRSGRSEGVSG, encoded by the coding sequence GTGAGGCGGCGCCGTACCGCCGCGGCCCTCGTGCTCCTCACCGCCGCGCTCGCCGCGTCGGCGGTGGCGGGGCTGGCCCTGGGGCCCGTACGGATCGCCCCCGGGCAGGTCCTCGACATCGTCCTCGGCGGAACCGGGGCGCGCGGGGCGTACGCCTCGATCGTGTGGGACGTACGGATGCCGCGCGTGCTGCTCGGGGCCGTCGTCGGCGCCGGGCTCGCCGTCACGGGCACCGTGCTCCAGGCCCTCGTACGCAACCGGCTCGCCGATCCGTTCCTGCTCGGGGCCTCCTCGGGGGCGTCGGCGGGGGCGGTGCTGGTCGTCGTGTTCGGTGCGGGCGCGGGGGCGGGCGCCGGGGTGGGTGCCGGGGCCGCCGGGCTCCTGGGCGGGGCGGGGATCCCGGCCGCCGCGTTCGCCGGGTCCATGGCCGCGCTCCTCGCCGTCTACGCCATGGCCCGGCGCGGCGGCACCATCACCACCGGGCGGCTGATCCTGGCCGGGGTCGCCGTGCAGTACATCCTGTCCGCGCTGACCAGCCTGGTCCTCGTACTGTCCGCGCACCCCGACCAGATCCGCTCCGCGCTGTTCTGGACCCTCGGCGGTCTGGGCGGGGCCCGCTGGGACGAACTCGCCCTGCCGGCCGTCGCGCTGCTCGTCGGCACCGGCCTGCTCGTCGCCCTCGCCCGGCCGCTGGACCTGCTGCTCGCGGGGGAGGAGGGCGCGCACACGCTCGGCCTGGACACCGGCCGGTTCCGGGCCGCCGTCTTCGTGCTCACCTCCCTCGTCATCGGGGTGCTCGTGGCGTACAGCGGTGCGATCGGCTTCGTCGGGCTGATGGTTCCCCATGCGGCCCGGATGGTGGTGGGCGCCGGACACCGGGCGCTGCTCCCGGTGTCCGCGCTGGCCGGAGCCGTCTTCCTGACCCTGGCCGACCTGGTCGCCCGTACGGCCGCCGCACCGGAGGAGATCCCGGTGGGCGTGGTCACCGCGCTGGTGGGCGGGCCGTTCTTCCTGTGGATGCTGCGCAGGTCCGGCCGGAGCGAAGGAGTGAGCGGATGA
- a CDS encoding ABC transporter substrate-binding protein, producing the protein MSRFRAAAVRSLLPLALVVPLAACGGPPGADRPAPGAQAAPGFPYTVTNCGVSSTYQAPPERAVTMNQHATEIMLALGLQDRMAGTAYLDDSVLPAYRPAYDKIKVLAGEYPSKEVLLGANPDFVYGGYASAFDKTQGRDREGLAKAGINSRLSVEYCTQGPVGLEQLKTEIAEVARTFGVPERGAALVQDEQRRIDAVTARVKDRTRPSVFVYDSGEASAFTSGGSGIGNEIVSLAGGTNVFADLKDTFGDVPWEKVIERAPEVVLIYDYGGTTVEAKKRRLLNDPVLAQVPAVKNRRFVVLPLSSAVLGVRVADAVESLGRQLHPDAA; encoded by the coding sequence ATGTCGCGTTTCCGCGCCGCCGCCGTGCGCTCGTTGCTTCCGCTCGCCCTTGTGGTGCCGCTCGCCGCGTGCGGAGGTCCGCCCGGGGCGGACCGGCCCGCGCCCGGCGCGCAGGCCGCGCCCGGGTTCCCGTACACCGTCACCAACTGCGGTGTCAGCAGCACCTACCAGGCGCCGCCCGAGCGGGCCGTCACCATGAACCAGCACGCCACCGAGATCATGCTGGCCCTCGGGCTCCAGGACCGGATGGCCGGTACGGCCTATCTCGACGACTCCGTACTGCCCGCCTACCGGCCCGCCTACGACAAGATCAAGGTGCTGGCCGGGGAGTACCCCTCGAAGGAGGTCCTCCTCGGCGCCAACCCCGATTTCGTGTACGGCGGTTACGCCAGCGCCTTCGACAAGACGCAGGGGCGCGACCGCGAGGGGCTGGCCAAGGCCGGGATCAACTCCCGCCTGAGCGTGGAGTACTGCACCCAGGGCCCGGTCGGGCTCGAACAGCTGAAGACCGAGATCGCCGAGGTCGCCCGGACCTTCGGCGTGCCCGAGCGCGGCGCGGCCCTCGTCCAGGACGAGCAGCGCCGCATCGATGCCGTCACCGCGCGGGTGAAGGACAGGACCCGGCCGTCCGTCTTCGTCTACGACTCCGGAGAGGCCTCCGCCTTCACCTCCGGCGGCAGCGGCATAGGCAACGAGATCGTCTCCCTGGCCGGCGGGACGAACGTCTTCGCCGACCTCAAGGACACCTTCGGCGACGTGCCCTGGGAGAAGGTCATCGAGCGGGCGCCCGAGGTCGTCCTCATCTACGACTACGGCGGCACCACCGTGGAGGCGAAGAAGCGGCGTCTGTTGAACGACCCGGTGCTGGCGCAGGTTCCCGCCGTCAAGAACCGGCGGTTCGTCGTGCTCCCGCTCTCCTCGGCCGTCCTGGGCGTACGCGTCGCCGACGCCGTCGAGTCCCTGGGCCGCCAGCTGCACCCCGACGCCGCGTGA